GAACAAAAATGTACATGAGTTTGAGTCAGTAGATGTGGGACATGACAGATACAGGACGCAAAGCAGGTTAACTATTTTAAGTGCAGTAGTATGTGTAGTTACTGTAACTCCATTTAAAGCAGTCTAGGCATACACAGTATACAAATTCACTCTCTCTGCAACAATGACGCATGATTTAACATCCATAGGTGACAGGCTTGGCAGGTAAAACGACATGCTTTTGTCCTTACAATGCAAGATGGGGAATTACCTGAGAATGTTAGAAAAAAAATCAGTCATTCTCCAACCAAATGGTTGCTTTTTCATGTTCTCTTTCGGGACACAGGAAAGAGCATAAATGGTAAATTAACAAAGATAAAATGATTACATGAGTATATCACTAGCACTGTAATCAAATAACATAAAAGGTGCAGAAATTAAGATGCATGAATTGTTTTTCCAGGACAAAAAGGTAACCATGAATTAAAAAGTAAAGAGTAAAAACAATAccatctaaaatgtaaaatacaatGCGTTTTAAttgaagaaaaataaaataagcCCACCAGTCCCCTCTGACATATTGTAGTAGCCTTAGTCTGCTCCGATGACATGGGCTGATAGACAGTGGTGGTTGGGAATCAGTAACATAAATACATACTTCCTCCCCAAATCAATAAAGAGATCTGTCAAATGAACCCTCAATGGCAGTGATAGGTGATACCCTGCCAGTTGCGCTGGTAGTAGGTTGACTTGTGTTTAGTTCTGGTGATTGAGTGTTGGTGGTTAGTTCCGGTGATCATTTGAAATTATATTGGTGTTGATGAATGTAGGAGTTACTGTAGGTCAAGGGTTGGTCAGGGGTCGTGAACAGGGTATCAGGTGACATTAACATAGGCGTTACAGGGTCAAGGGTCTGTCAGGGGTCATGTACGGGGTGTCAGGTAGGCCAGTCTAGCTGTCGATCATCTCAGAGAGCTCCAGCAGGTAGTCATCCTCTCCCTTGCCTGGGTCCAGCTCCAAGTCATCCTCCAGACGGTCATCTGTGAACTCGTTCATCAACTCGTCAAATTCGTCCATGGCAGAGGTGGAGCAGTTAGCGGAAGGGGCTGATGCGGTCGAGCGAGACATCGCAACGCTGGGCCGCCGGGGCTTAGGCTGGATAGGTGTATTCACCACagggctggagaggagagagaggaacagagttGAGCTCATTTAGCCATTGAAGTTTGGCTTTATGCTACGTTTAACCATATGACAGTATACGGGTGAGTTGTAACCGTAGAGCGGTTTGCCAGTGTTACCTCTGTGGGACTATGCAGGTCTCTGGGGCTGCTATGGTGATGGCTGGGCTGTGTTGGTTGACAGGGACCGCCTGGAACTCCTCTCTCAGGGGGCTGGAGCTGAGGCCAGGGCCCAGGATGGTGGGGGGTCTCCTGGAGACCACAGAGCTCATCTGGTCCTTCACACTGGAGGAAGTAGAGGacacctggagagaacacaatggtATCAACACAGGTTATAACAACATCACAAAAGGAACCCCTACTATGCTGAGAGAGCAACTTATTCTCATAGTTTAACTTCGGAATTTGACGAAATTGGACAATCGATTTTTGACCCATTAATTccacgtggttacagggttaataacGCAtagttacagggttaaaacagaaacaaaagGAGTTTAGGTATTCATtccgagtggttaaggttagggctatggttttGGGAAAGCATAAAACTAAATAATGTAAAAGAAAATGCACTGTTTCCATTAGTATAATCAAGTACTCTCCCTGCTTGCTGGAATATTGTGAACTGTTGAGGTGCAGTGGTCTGAGTAGCGCgctctgtttttttatttattttctattcTAAAATGTTTTGTGAGCGCCGACGACTGCATATATCGACGTCCTCAAGCCCTTTTCAAATGTCCGAAATCAACATGTGTTTCTAGTGACCAGCCTGAGAGAGAGATTTTGAGACATACCTCTCTCCGTTTGCAGGGCAGCTCCTGCAGTGGCTCCTCCTGCACTGCGTAGGTGCTATTGAGGGGTTTCACTGCAGCGACAGCAGATCTAGCTGATGTTCTCTTCTGGCCTGGTTTCACCTGGGCAGCCAGCTTCATCACAGAAGGCCTCACGTTCAGCTTGGGCCTCACTGCAACAACAGCACACAGGAGGTCAGACTAATAATTTGGAGTTGACCTTTGCATAGGCTTGTTAGAGAAGTGTGGAAGAGAGCTTGTGAGAGGATTTTTTCTCTGGAGGCACATACCTTTAGCTTCAGTAGCTTGCCCAGGGCACATCTTCTGGGCTCCATCCTGAGCCTTCTCAACCGGAGAACCTTTCACAGAGGGCCCAGGGGAGGCCACTGCTGCTGCTAAGGCAGCCTGCTTTGGGGGACTGGAACCACCCAGGAAGCCTCTCTTCCTCTTGCCTGGGGCAGCGCTGGAACTCCTGGGGCTGAGTGAGGGGGAGTCTGCCTCTGCCTGCCTCAGTGGAGACCCCTGTTGGGGGGAGGCGGTGGCGCAGGACACAAGAGAGGCAGCCTTGGGTTTGAGGGTGATGCGCTGGCGAAGGGGGGTTTTGAGTGCCTGGGCAGGTGCCTCCAGGGTGattgaggggggagaggaggcggCAGGGGGGCTCACCCGCGCCCTCTTCTCCCGCTGGAGGGCGGGGCCTGTGGCTTGTTTTGGGAAAGAGTCTGCCTCGGCAGAGCCCTCTGGTTGGCTGGTGGACGAGGCCTGCTCTTCCTGCAGCTGTTGCCTGCGGAGCCTCTTCTCACGCATGATCTCCTCAAATGTCTTCACCTTCACACTGTCACCGGACACAGCATCACTCCTACCGTTAGCAGGACTGGCCTAAGGACCAGAGGAATAGTGACATTCAGTGATTAACAGAGCTGATTCAGAGTATAACTACATATTTGGATGTACAGTATTCATACAGAACGACACAGGACACAATTCTTACCTCAGTAGCAACAGAAGCAGGCTCAGTTTGCTTCTCCGTCTTCTCGGTCACCTCAGATGTCTTCTGGGTGGTAGTGCTGGCAGCTGTCAGGACAACAAAAGAATGTCTTAGAATTATACAAAACACTGCAGCTAGTGGGGTCAGGCCACCTTACAATGTAAATTGCTATGAGCAATTCTAAAAGGTCTATATCAAATCAATAATAAATTAGTTATAGACCATAGTGCAAAAAACTCCTTACCAGGAGAAGCAGCTTTGTTGATGCGCAGTACCAGGGGCTTCTTGGTGCCTCCCTCTCCAGAGGCTGAGCCTGGGCTTTTCCCGTTGGACGCCTCCTGTCCCCGGGCCTGCATCTTGGCTGCCTTCTCCCTGCGGATCTCCTCCAGGGTCTTTACCTTAACTCCACCTCCAGGAGGTGCCACCCGGCTGGGCATGGCTGTCTCAGTGGGTCCCTGGGCCTGGGAGTACCCTGGAGCTGCTTCCATAGCCGCCTGCTTGGCCTTTCTGAGGCTGGGGCCTTGCTGCTGGTCCTCCTCCAGCTTCCTCTTGGCATGGAGGATCTCAGAGAATGTCTTCACGTGGAGGCTGGCTGCAGGTTTGCCAGTGGTGCCTCTCTTTGGGGCCTTGGTGGTACTGGTAGTATCAGGGGTTGAAGGGAGAGGGTTGTCCCCCGGAGCTTGTCCCTGGGACTTGGCCAACTTCTCCTGCCTGATCTCCTCCAGGGTTTTGATGCGGATTACTTCAGGTGCTGTACTCTCACTGTTGCGCTCAGCTGACGGGAGAGATTAGTTAGAGATTAAAAGACAGACAATAATACCTTTCATTcaacatatatataaaaaaacaatagTTAAATACTGTTAAGATAACCGTTTCTAACGAAGACTGTATAATCCACCCAAAGCTCTTTTTACAGGACATAATTTTGAGTTAATGATTTTACCTGATTCAGAGGCAGTGGTGGGTTCAACAGGTAATCCCAATCTATCCCTGACAGGTTTCAGAGCTAaggttaaaaaaaattaaaaaaaatgaaTCCAAATTATCAATGACAATTACTTTAAACAATGCTTTTACTTCTTAGTATCAAACAACAACAATTATGCATCTCCTGTGGCACAGATGGTCCTAGAGGGAATCTAGTGTGGATTCCTTTGTTCCAGAACAGACACCTGATTCTGCTTAACCACTAATCAGGGAATTGAACCAATGAGGGGATTCAATTAATGCCCCGGGTGAACCTGGTTAGTGTTGATTGTGTTCGATTTGGAAGCAGGCTGCCTCCCGGGTGTGAgccaggggtgtaatcattagtccaaacagtaaAACACGTTTATTGgaaaaattcaggtaggtccctccctgtttcgtttGCAttcatttaagaaacgttttgcaacagaattggcGTAATGAATAGACCCCAGGTGCGCCACTCTAAAAGTGACCTGTTAAAGAGTGACTGCCCCTAAAAAAAcaactaatccctttgaaaatggcccatgtggcatcgatatacagaaaatagccctatttggtaaaagaacaagtccatattatggcaagaacagctcaaataagcaaagataaatgacagtccatcattactttaagacacgtttcttcaagtgcagtcgcaaaacccatcaagcgctatgatgaaattggctctcatgaggaccgccacaggaatggaagacccagagttacctctgctgcagaggataacttcattagagttaccagcctcagaaattgcagcccaaataaatgcttcacatagttcaagtaacagacatctcaacatcaactgtttagaggggactgtgtgaatcaggccttcatggtcaaattgctgcaaagaaaccactactaaagaacaccaataagaataagagacttgcttgggccaagaaacacgagcaatggacatccattggtctggtgtccaaatttgagattttttggttccaaccgctgtgtctttgtgagacagagtgggtgaacggatgatcttgggcttaatgggactatcatttgtttttcaacaggacaatgacccaacacacctccaggctgtgtaagggctattttaccaagaaggagcgtgatggagtgctgcatcagatgacctggcctccacaatcccccgacctcaacccaattgagctggtttgggatgagtcggaccgcagagtgaaggaaaagcagccaacaagtgctcagtatatgtaggaactccttaaagactgttggaaaagcattccaggtgaagctggttgagagaatgccaagagtgtgcaaagctgtcatcaaggcaaagggtggctatttgaagaatctcaaatgttaaatatattttgatttgtttaacacttttttggttactacatgattccatgtgttatttcatagttttgatgtcttcactatttttctacaatgtagaaaattgtaaaaataaagaaaaacccttgaatgagtaggtgttctaaaacttttgaccagtagtgtaaattatctttgaaattgttgcatgttgcgtttatatttttgttcagtatagtttgaaAATTCGAACATATTTCATATGAAAGAGTTGTTTCTGAACGATGCATTGTTGACAATATGACCGAGTGGCACAGATGACCATTCCATTTGAGCAGGGCGTGCCTCCCTCACTGGTTTCGCGCGGTCATGTGACGGGCTATAGCCTGGTTCAACCCAGTTCATCTTAATCTAACTCAATTAGTACAACCCGGGTCATTTTGATTAGGCACGGAAGACAGACTAACCGGGAGGGACCATTAATACCTGTCCCAATAAATGCTCATTTTCGTTTTCCATTGCCAAAAATGTCTAAATGTTTTCTGTTGCAATCATGAACAAAGGCTAACATTCTATTTCAATGATAGTCTCTTAAGAACTAGTATTCCTGATAGTCTGAGGTAATTCAATCAATGGGGGATTTTTGGTTGTCATTTCCCTTCCCATACCTTTCTGAGGGGGCAGGTCCATTTCACCCTCGTCCATTTTCCTCCCGAGGCGCTCCGCCAGACAGCGTTTCATTGGCAGGTCACCCCCGGCAGGAACTTCtaaaaggtcagaggtcatggtAGCTTAGAGTGTTGGTGACCGATGGTACCACCAATAACGACCAGTGTAATTTTGTAGTTCATTTAACACTGTACATTTTCCTGTgtaacaattattattattattatttgggggtgcttatatttgtcctcttACAGACTTCAGCAAATATGTAagggaaatgtgtttttttgcacaTCGCAACTCCCCCACGAGACACCCGCAGGGAATGGGGTCACAGCCAGGATCAATTGAGGTTAAATGCCTTGCACAGGGGCAcagcaacagatttttcaccttgtcggctacgggattcgaacaagcaacatttcggttactggcccaacactaaccTCGAGGCTACCATTGACTGGCAGTGACTTCCttacattttatagataaaaaaGATAATAGAAAACATTGTACCTTTGACTACTCTCTTCCCAAGCCTGTCCGCGACATTGCGTCTCCCGGTCTCTTCACCAAAGACCACAGTGTCTGAGGGGACAGCAAGCATATGTTACAAATGACATGACATGTAGCAAGTGTGTGTTCATATGTACATGTGCGATTCACTTCAACAATATTCAATCTGGGATTTTGTGTTAATCTATACGCAAGGCTCAGTTAGATCAGGTGTTCAATGATTCTTACCATCCTTGGCTGTGACGAGAGATGGACGGATGAAGGATCTCATGTTCTCCTTCTCTCCACTGGCACCATTGTTCCGCTGGTCTGAGCCCTGGCTAGGAACTGGATAACCTGACAAAGTACAGTTGATAAACTCACGCCTCATAATTTACAGCATAATCACACAAAAGGCAATCGTCAATGTATTTGGGAGGTAAGAGGAAGGATGAACTCACCAGCTCTCCTCATACTGGCTTTCAGGGCTTTCCTCAGTCTGATCTCCTCCAAGGTTCTGACACCAAAGTCCAGGGAATCATCTGTGCCAAAGAAACACTGTTAGCCAATCACAGAGAGCCATGGGGGCAGCTCAAAGAAAATGGGGTCactctccttttcacctcatttaacgcCTGATTTtcttaacaaaaggcacatctcaataagTGGTCCAggcacagtgccttcagaaagtattcacaccttgaCTTAACCCACATTTTTGTTGTCTTACAGCAGCAGGTCAAATTCAAGGACATTCAAGTACTTTTTCAAGCACTAATATTTTTTCCTCCAAGGACCATCAATTTGTAATAGTTCATATTATGCAATTGTTTCTAGTCGCCACCAGATGGAAGTATTTAGCCACAACCTCATGAAAAAACAAACAGTATTCATCACTACCTTGCAAGTACTACTCAATAATACATTGTTTTACTACATACATGTGTTAGTACTGATGATTTTGTAATTTGAATAGTGATGAGCAGAGAATTGGGACATGCCTACTGGTGAACACACATTTCCTATTTGTATTACTACACAATTCCAGCTTAATGACTGTTTTTATTGGGCATTTGGTAAGATACTACTTAATAGCGACGAAAAAGCATCTTGCTTCCGACTGGCAGCTTTAGTGTCGCCGGTCGGGAGAAGCGCGGGTGGGCTGTGTATGAAAAACGGCACGTGAACGGCAGGAGCACAGTTGATAAAGCGGAATATGAGGCTATTGGCAAAAAAGCCCTGGAAGCTGTTGCAGAGAAAAAGTCACATAATTTAGAACTGGCACCAGCGTAGGATGCAGCGTTGTGACCAGGGTTCGTACAGACAGTGGCAaatcaaattcaaggactttcaagCACTAATATTATTTAAGGACCAACAATTTGCAATAGATCCTATTATGCAATTGTTTCTAGCcgccaccagatggcagtatATCGCCACAACCGCATGAAAAAAAAACCAAACTTACTATTCATTACTACCTTACAAGTTCTACTCAATAATACGTGTTTCACTACTTTTCACTACAAAAGTGGCAAGTCAGTACTGatgattgactgatttccttatatgaactgtaacatctttgaaattgttgcatgttttgtttatatttttgttcagtgtatataataATATTAAATTGTCTTTATATTTAAATTGTCTTTATATTTAACTAAATCTTAGGTCCCACAGGCTGTCCCAACACATGACATGAAAGTGAATTCTGACAGCGTAAAAGGCCCTTAGttgattctaaaatgtattccATACCCATTTGAAGAGAAACAAGTTAATGTGTTTGATAAGATTAATGATTCTCTCAGGGGACCCTATTTACATTTTGGTGGACCCCAAATGGGTCCCGGACCGCAGGTTATAGATCCCCTGTACTACTAACCTCTCTCCCTGCTTGCTTTaatgccttctctctctgtggatcTCCTTTGCCTCATTCATTGcagcctcaaatcaaatcaaattttattggtcacatgcgccgaatacatcaggtgcagacattacagtgaaatgcttacttacagcccttaaccaacagtgcatttatttttaacaaaaaaagtaaaaataaaaaaacaacaaaaaaagtgttgagaaaaaaagagcagaagtaaaataaaatgacagtagggaggctatatatatatatatatatatatatataggggggtaccgttgcagagtcaatgtgcgggggcaccggctagttgaggtagttgaggtaatatgtacatgtgggtagagttaaagtgactatgcataaataattaaaagagtagcagcagcgtaaaaaggatggggtgggggggcagtgcaaatagtccgggtagccatgattagctgttcaggagtcttatggcttgggggtagaagcggttgagaagtcttttggacctagacttggcactccggtaccgcttgccgtgcggtagcagagagaactgtctataactagggtggctggagtctttgacaattttgagggccttcctctgacaccgcctggtagaggtcctggatggcaggaagcttggcccctgtgatgtactgggccgtacgcactaccctctgtagtgccttgcggtcggaggcgaagcagttgccataccaggcggtgatgcaaccagtcaggatgctctcgatggtgcagctgtagaattttttgaggatctgaggacccatgccaaatcttttcagtctgctgagggggaataggctttgtcgtgccctcttcatgactgtcttggtgtgtttggaccatgatagttcgttggtgatgtggacaccaaggaacttgaagctctcaacctgttccactacagccccgtcgatgagaatgggggcgtgctcagtcctcttttttttcctgtagtccacaatcatctcctttgtcttgatcacgttgagggagaggttgttgtcctggcaccacacggccaggtctctgacctcctccctataggctgtctcatcgttgtcggtgatcaggcctaccactgttgtgtcttcggcaaacttaatgatggtgttggagtcgtgcttggccatgcagtcatgggtgaacagggagtacaggaggggactgaccacgcacccctgaggggcccccgtgttgaggatcagtgtggcagatgtgttgttacctacccttaacacctgggggcggcccgtcaggaagtccaggatccagttgcagagggaggtgtttataataataataataatatgccatttagcagacgttttatccaaagcgacttacagtcatgcgtgcatacatttttgtgtatgggtggtcccggggatcgaacccactaccttggcgttacaagcgccgtgctctaccagctgagctacagaggaccactgtttagtcccaggatccttagcttagtgatgagcttagagggcactatggtgttaaatgctgagctgtagtcaatgaatagcattctcacgtaggtgtttctcatgtccaggtgggaaagggcagtgtggagtgcaatagagattgcatcatctgtggatctgttggggcggtatgcaaattggagtgggtctagggtttctgggataatgctgttgatgtgagccatgaccagcctttcaaagcacttcatggctacagacgtcagtgctacgggtcggtagtcatttaggcaggttaccttagagtccttgggcacggggactatggtggtctgcttgaaacatgttggtattacagactcagtcagggacatgttgaaaatgtcagtgaagacacttgccagttggtcagcacatgctcggagtacacgtcctggtaatccgtctggccctgcggccttgtgaatgttgacctgcttaaaagtcttactcacatcggctacggagagcgtgatcacatagtcatccggaactgctggtgctctcatgcatgcttcagtgttgcttgcctcgaagcgagtatagaagtggtttagctcgtctggtaggcttgtgtcactgggcagctcgcggctgtgcttccctttgtagtctgtaatagttttcaagccctgccacatccgacgagcgtcagagccagtgtagtacgattcaatcttagtcctgtattgactctttgcctgtttgatggttcgtcggaggtcatagcgggatttcttataagcgtccgggttagagtcccgttctttgaaagcggcagctctaccctttagctcagtgcggatgtttcctgtaatccatggcttctggttggggtatgtacggtcactgtggggacgacatcatcgatgcacttattgatgaagccagtgactgatgtggtgtactcctcaatgctgtctgaagaatcccggaacatgttccagtctgtgctagcaaaacagtcctgtagcttagcatctgtgtcatctgaccactttttttattaaccgagtcactggtgcttcctgctttagtttttgcttataagcaggaatcaggaggatagagttatggtcagatttgccaaatggagggcgagggagagctttgtatgcgtctctgtgtgtggagtaaaggtggtctagagttttttttcctctggttgcacatttaacatgctggtagaaattaggtagaacggatttaagtttccctgcattaaagtccccggccactaggagcgctgcatctggatgagcgttttcctgttgatttatggccttgtacaactcattcagtgcaatcttaatgccagcattggtttgtggtggtaaatagacagctatgaaaaatatagatgaaaactctcttggtaaatagtgtggtctacagcttatcataagatactctacatcaggcgagcaaaacctcgagacttccttagtatttcattttgtgcaccagctgttgtttacaaatatacacagaccgccaccccttgtcttaccggagtcagccgttctatcctgccgatgtagcgtatagcccgctagctgtatgatatccatgtcgtcgttcagccacgactcggtgaaacataagatattacagtttttaatgtcccgttggtaggataaccgtaatcttaaatcatccaatttattttcaaatgattgaacgttggctaataggattgatggaagaggcagtttactcgctcgccgtcggatccttacaaggcaccccgatctacgtccacaatatctccgtctcttcctcacgcgaatgacggggatttgggccttgtcgggtgtttttatttattttatttcacctttatttaaccaggtaagccagttgagaacaggttctcatttacaactgcgacctggccaagataaagcaaagtagtgcaataaaaacaacacagagttacatatggggtaaagaaaaaaacataaagtcagaaaatacaacagaaaatatatatacagtgtgtgcaaatgtagcaagttatggaggtaaggcaataaatgggctatagtgcagaataattacaatagtattaacactggaatgctagatgtgcaagagattatgtgcaaatagagatactggggtgcaaaagagcaaattaaataacaatatagggatgaggtagttgggtgggctaatttcagatgggctgtgtacaggtgcagtgatcggtaaggtgctctgacaactgatgcttaaagttattgggggagataagagtctccagcttcagagatttttgcaattcgttccagtcattggcagcagagaactggaaggaatggcggccaaaggaggtgttggctttgggaatgaccagtgagatatacctgctggagcgcagactacgggtgggtgctgctatggtgaccaatgagctaagatagggcggggatttgcctagcagtgatttatagatggcctggagccagtgggtttgacgacgaacatgtagtgaggaccagccaacaagagcgtacaggtcacagtggtgggtagtgtatggggctttggagacaaaacggatgg
This window of the Coregonus clupeaformis isolate EN_2021a chromosome 10, ASM2061545v1, whole genome shotgun sequence genome carries:
- the LOC121575394 gene encoding zinc finger CCCH domain-containing protein 11A isoform X1, translating into MTNHGDDCYFFYYSNCAKGDSCPFRHCEAAMGSEVVCSLWQESRCFRQVCKFRHMEIKKNRKEIACYWENQPAGCQKPHCAFHHEKPRFIDGQYVPPNKSSALKEEEESHEDSLPPVPIPSPANPQLRGVIKAETQENVPSPTHPPVVINPADDEDEDEDDQLSEGEDSRSGSDGSRVVSPRKMAVGSSSDDSLDFGVRTLEEIRLRKALKASMRRAGYPVPSQGSDQRNNGASGEKENMRSFIRPSLVTAKDDTVVFGEETGRRNVADRLGKRVVKEVPAGGDLPMKRCLAERLGRKMDEGEMDLPPQKALKPVRDRLGLPVEPTTASESAERNSESTAPEVIRIKTLEEIRQEKLAKSQGQAPGDNPLPSTPDTTSTTKAPKRGTTGKPAASLHVKTFSEILHAKRKLEEDQQQGPSLRKAKQAAMEAAPGYSQAQGPTETAMPSRVAPPGGGVKVKTLEEIRREKAAKMQARGQEASNGKSPGSASGEGGTKKPLVLRINKAASPAASTTTQKTSEVTEKTEKQTEPASVATEASPANGRSDAVSGDSVKVKTFEEIMREKRLRRQQLQEEQASSTSQPEGSAEADSFPKQATGPALQREKRARVSPPAASSPPSITLEAPAQALKTPLRQRITLKPKAASLVSCATASPQQGSPLRQAEADSPSLSPRSSSAAPGKRKRGFLGGSSPPKQAALAAAVASPGPSVKGSPVEKAQDGAQKMCPGQATEAKVRPKLNVRPSVMKLAAQVKPGQKRTSARSAVAAVKPLNSTYAVQEEPLQELPCKRREVSSTSSSVKDQMSSVVSRRPPTILGPGLSSSPLREEFQAVPVNQHSPAITIAAPETCIVPQSPVVNTPIQPKPRRPSVAMSRSTASAPSANCSTSAMDEFDELMNEFTDDRLEDDLELDPGKGEDDYLLELSEMIDS
- the LOC121575394 gene encoding zinc finger CCCH domain-containing protein 11A isoform X2, which gives rise to MTNHGDDCYFFYYSNCAKGDSCPFRHCEAAMGSEVVCSLWQESRCFRQVCKFRHMEIKKNRKEIACYWENQPAGCQKPHCAFHHEKPRFIDGQYVPPNKSSALKEEEESHEDSLPPVPIPSPANPQLRGVIKAETQENVPSPTHPPVVINPADDEDEDEDDQLSEGEDSRSGSDGSRVVSPRKMAVGSSSDDSLDFGVRTLEEIRLRKALKASMRRAGYPVPSQGSDQRNNGASGEKENMRSFIRPSLVTAKDDTVVFGEETGRRNVADRLGKRVVKEVPAGGDLPMKRCLAERLGRKMDEGEMDLPPQKAERNSESTAPEVIRIKTLEEIRQEKLAKSQGQAPGDNPLPSTPDTTSTTKAPKRGTTGKPAASLHVKTFSEILHAKRKLEEDQQQGPSLRKAKQAAMEAAPGYSQAQGPTETAMPSRVAPPGGGVKVKTLEEIRREKAAKMQARGQEASNGKSPGSASGEGGTKKPLVLRINKAASPAASTTTQKTSEVTEKTEKQTEPASVATEASPANGRSDAVSGDSVKVKTFEEIMREKRLRRQQLQEEQASSTSQPEGSAEADSFPKQATGPALQREKRARVSPPAASSPPSITLEAPAQALKTPLRQRITLKPKAASLVSCATASPQQGSPLRQAEADSPSLSPRSSSAAPGKRKRGFLGGSSPPKQAALAAAVASPGPSVKGSPVEKAQDGAQKMCPGQATEAKVRPKLNVRPSVMKLAAQVKPGQKRTSARSAVAAVKPLNSTYAVQEEPLQELPCKRREVSSTSSSVKDQMSSVVSRRPPTILGPGLSSSPLREEFQAVPVNQHSPAITIAAPETCIVPQSPVVNTPIQPKPRRPSVAMSRSTASAPSANCSTSAMDEFDELMNEFTDDRLEDDLELDPGKGEDDYLLELSEMIDS